From Riemerella anatipestifer ATCC 11845 = DSM 15868, a single genomic window includes:
- a CDS encoding pyridoxal phosphate-dependent aminotransferase has protein sequence MPKISNRAANMPASPIRKLVPYALAAKQRGTKVYHLNIGQPDIETPETALAELQKIDLKVLEYSLSEGNLEYRKALENYYHSLGFTDLTADNFIVTNGGSEALNFALSTLCDEGDEIIIPEPYYANYNGFSNHINAKVVAVPSSIETGFALPSIEEFEKKITNKTRAILICNPGNPTGYLYTKEELKRLAEIALKHDIVVISDEVYREYVYDGEKQTSMLEFPELAENCIIIDSESKRYSMCGVRIGFMVTRSKVIKDAAMKFAQARLSPVLLGQIIAAKAHQNDTAYIQSVREEYTKRRNLLVQLLNEIPGVNCPMPKGAFYCMAELPIDDADKFAQWLLESYSHNNETIMVAPAGGFYSNPELGKKQVRIAYVLKEEDLERSAELLKDALEKYQAL, from the coding sequence ATGCCAAAAATATCAAACAGAGCAGCCAATATGCCTGCTTCCCCTATCCGAAAATTAGTACCTTACGCTCTAGCAGCAAAACAAAGAGGAACTAAAGTCTATCACCTTAATATAGGTCAGCCCGATATAGAAACGCCAGAAACAGCACTAGCAGAACTGCAAAAGATTGACTTAAAGGTGCTAGAGTATTCGCTTTCAGAAGGGAACTTAGAGTATAGAAAGGCTTTAGAAAACTATTACCATAGTTTGGGGTTTACGGACTTAACAGCAGATAACTTCATCGTTACCAATGGTGGTTCTGAGGCGTTGAACTTCGCACTTTCTACTTTGTGTGATGAGGGTGATGAAATCATCATTCCAGAGCCTTATTATGCCAATTATAACGGTTTTTCTAACCACATCAATGCTAAAGTAGTAGCGGTGCCGTCTTCCATAGAGACAGGTTTTGCATTACCAAGCATAGAAGAATTTGAGAAAAAAATCACCAATAAAACTAGAGCGATACTTATTTGTAACCCAGGCAACCCAACAGGCTATCTTTATACCAAAGAAGAGTTGAAACGATTAGCCGAAATTGCCCTTAAACACGACATTGTAGTTATTTCCGATGAGGTGTACCGTGAATATGTTTACGATGGAGAGAAACAGACTTCGATGTTGGAGTTTCCTGAACTAGCAGAAAACTGTATCATCATAGACTCCGAGTCTAAAAGATACTCTATGTGTGGGGTAAGGATTGGCTTTATGGTTACCCGTTCTAAAGTGATTAAAGACGCCGCTATGAAATTTGCTCAAGCAAGGTTAAGCCCTGTATTGCTAGGACAGATTATTGCAGCGAAGGCTCACCAAAACGATACCGCTTATATCCAAAGTGTGAGAGAAGAATACACTAAAAGAAGAAACCTTTTAGTACAATTACTTAACGAGATACCAGGAGTTAATTGCCCGATGCCAAAAGGAGCATTTTATTGTATGGCAGAGCTGCCTATAGACGATGCCGATAAGTTTGCACAATGGCTATTGGAGTCTTACTCTCATAACAACGAAACTATTATGGTGGCTCCAGCAGGAGGGTTTTATTCTAACCCAGAGTTAGGTAAAAAACAAGTGAGAATAGCTTATGTTCTCAAAGAAGAAGATTTAGAAAGAAGTGCAGAATTGCTTAAAGACGCGTTAGAAAAATACCAAGCTTTGTAG
- the ileS gene encoding isoleucine--tRNA ligase: MSKFTEYKGLNLTDISAQIADFWKKDNTFQKSVEIRKGKPEFVFYEGPPSANGMPGIHHVMARALKDIFCRYQTQRGKQVFRKAGWDTHGLPVELGVEKELGITKEDIGKKISVEDYNQACRNAVMKYTDVWNDLTEKIGYWVDLEDPYITYKPKYMETVWWLLKQLYTKNLLYKGYTIQPYSPKAGTGLSSHELNQPGTYRDVSDTTIVAQFKVKQLSDSVASKIGQQSGDIHILAWTTTPWTLPSNTALAVGKEVEYVLVKTFNQYTFEPIQIVLAKVLLEKNFGKKYFEATDEDLAKYQSEDKQIPYQVLGHFSGADLAGTQYEQLVPWFLPYENPDQAFRVIVGDFVTTEDGTGIVHIAPTFGADDARVAKENGIPPMLIKDENDNLVPLVDLQGKFVKGEAVPELFSGKYIKNEYYDNGAAPEKSWDVEMAILLKTENKAFKVEKYLHSYPHCWRTDKPVLYYPLDSWFVKMTSVKERLVELNKEINWKPKATGEGRFANWLENVNDWNLSRSRYWGIPLPIWRTEDLKEEKIIGSVEELVNEINKSVAAGVMAENPFKDFEIGNMSEENYAKIDLHKNIVDEVVLVSETGKPMRRESDLIDVWFDSGAMPYAQLHYPFENKEFIEQNKAFPADFIAEGVDQTRGWFYTLHAIATSVFDSVAYKNVVSNGLVLDKNGQKMSKRLGNAVDPFDTLAKYGPDATRWYMISNANPWENLKFDIDGVDEVRRKFFGTLYNTYSFFALYANVDGFKYAEKEVENRPEIDRWILSELNILVKEVTEFYNDYEPTKVARAINTFVNDNLSNWYVRLCRRRFWKGDYTEDKISAYQTLYTCLETVAKISAPIAPFFMDRLYQDLNKVTQRDTAESVHLTDFPVANEGAIDINLVEKTHLAQQITSMVFSLRKKENIKVRQPLQKVMVPVLDKKTEEQIVAVSDLIKQEVNVKELQIINDKEAEGLIVKQIKPNFKTLGPKLGKDMKTVAQEISAFDNAQISTLEKEGKVMVGAYEICLEDVEISTKDIPGWTVASEGKITVALDLTITDELRSEGVAREFINRIQNLRKEKEFELTDKIKIQLTQDCPYLQEILNNEQYIASEVLSEKIEVLEILNTGDELEIDEVKFTVNIERN, translated from the coding sequence ATGAGTAAATTTACAGAATACAAAGGGCTTAATCTTACGGATATATCAGCACAAATAGCTGATTTTTGGAAAAAGGATAATACATTTCAGAAGTCGGTGGAGATTAGAAAAGGCAAACCAGAGTTCGTCTTCTACGAAGGACCACCTTCTGCTAACGGTATGCCAGGAATTCACCACGTAATGGCGAGAGCCTTAAAAGACATTTTCTGTAGATACCAAACTCAAAGAGGGAAACAAGTATTTCGTAAAGCGGGTTGGGATACTCACGGACTGCCAGTAGAGCTGGGGGTAGAGAAAGAGTTAGGCATTACTAAAGAAGATATAGGTAAGAAAATTTCGGTGGAAGACTACAATCAGGCGTGCCGAAATGCCGTAATGAAGTACACCGATGTCTGGAACGACCTAACTGAAAAGATAGGCTATTGGGTGGATTTAGAAGACCCTTACATTACCTATAAGCCTAAATATATGGAGACGGTTTGGTGGCTTTTAAAACAGCTTTACACCAAAAATTTGCTTTATAAGGGTTATACCATTCAGCCATATTCCCCTAAGGCGGGTACAGGGCTTTCTTCTCACGAGCTTAATCAGCCAGGGACTTACCGCGATGTAAGCGATACCACCATTGTGGCTCAATTCAAAGTAAAACAGCTTTCGGATAGTGTGGCTTCTAAGATAGGTCAGCAAAGTGGGGATATCCACATTCTTGCTTGGACGACAACGCCTTGGACGCTTCCGTCTAACACGGCTTTGGCAGTGGGTAAAGAGGTAGAATATGTCTTGGTGAAAACCTTTAATCAATACACCTTTGAACCAATCCAAATCGTTCTTGCAAAGGTACTTCTTGAGAAAAACTTTGGTAAAAAATATTTTGAAGCCACAGATGAAGATTTGGCTAAATATCAATCCGAAGATAAGCAAATCCCTTATCAAGTGTTAGGGCATTTTTCGGGTGCAGATTTAGCAGGAACGCAATACGAACAGTTGGTGCCGTGGTTTTTACCATACGAAAATCCAGACCAAGCCTTCCGTGTGATTGTAGGAGATTTTGTAACCACAGAGGACGGGACAGGGATAGTACATATTGCACCTACCTTTGGTGCTGATGACGCCCGTGTCGCAAAAGAAAACGGAATACCTCCAATGCTCATCAAAGATGAAAATGATAATCTAGTGCCTTTAGTAGATTTACAAGGGAAATTTGTTAAAGGAGAGGCGGTGCCAGAGCTATTTAGTGGTAAATACATCAAAAATGAATACTATGATAATGGCGCTGCCCCAGAGAAATCTTGGGACGTAGAAATGGCAATCCTCCTTAAAACGGAAAATAAAGCATTTAAGGTAGAGAAATACCTCCACTCTTATCCTCATTGTTGGAGAACAGATAAGCCTGTATTGTACTATCCACTAGACTCTTGGTTTGTTAAGATGACTTCGGTTAAGGAGCGTCTAGTAGAACTAAATAAAGAAATCAACTGGAAGCCGAAGGCTACTGGAGAAGGGCGTTTTGCTAACTGGCTAGAAAATGTAAACGATTGGAACCTCTCTCGTTCCAGATATTGGGGAATTCCGTTGCCGATATGGAGAACGGAAGACCTAAAGGAAGAGAAAATCATAGGTTCGGTAGAAGAGTTGGTAAATGAAATCAACAAGTCCGTAGCAGCAGGAGTGATGGCGGAAAACCCTTTCAAAGATTTTGAAATAGGGAATATGAGCGAGGAAAACTATGCTAAGATAGATTTACACAAAAATATTGTGGACGAGGTGGTGCTAGTGTCCGAAACGGGTAAACCGATGAGAAGAGAATCCGACTTGATAGATGTTTGGTTTGATTCTGGAGCGATGCCTTATGCACAGCTACATTATCCTTTTGAAAATAAGGAATTCATAGAGCAGAACAAGGCGTTCCCAGCGGACTTTATCGCGGAAGGAGTAGACCAAACTCGTGGTTGGTTCTACACGCTACACGCCATTGCAACCAGTGTTTTTGACTCTGTGGCGTACAAAAATGTGGTGTCCAATGGTCTTGTGCTAGACAAAAACGGACAAAAAATGTCTAAACGATTGGGCAATGCGGTAGACCCATTTGATACTTTAGCGAAGTACGGTCCAGACGCCACCAGATGGTATATGATTTCCAATGCAAACCCTTGGGAAAACCTTAAATTTGATATTGATGGTGTAGATGAGGTGAGAAGAAAGTTCTTCGGAACACTTTACAATACTTATTCATTCTTTGCACTTTACGCCAATGTAGATGGCTTTAAATATGCCGAGAAAGAGGTGGAAAACAGACCAGAGATAGACCGTTGGATTCTTTCAGAACTTAATATATTGGTAAAAGAAGTTACCGAGTTCTATAACGATTACGAGCCAACCAAAGTCGCTAGAGCCATCAATACCTTTGTTAATGATAATTTGAGTAACTGGTATGTAAGGCTTTGTCGCCGTCGTTTCTGGAAAGGAGATTATACCGAAGATAAAATTTCGGCTTATCAAACGCTTTACACTTGTTTAGAAACAGTGGCGAAAATATCAGCACCAATCGCTCCATTCTTTATGGATAGGCTTTATCAAGACTTGAATAAAGTGACCCAAAGAGATACGGCAGAAAGCGTGCATCTTACGGATTTCCCTGTAGCTAATGAAGGTGCGATAGACATCAATTTAGTAGAAAAAACACACTTAGCACAACAGATTACCTCTATGGTATTTTCACTAAGAAAGAAAGAAAATATCAAGGTGAGACAGCCATTGCAGAAAGTAATGGTGCCTGTTCTAGATAAGAAAACGGAAGAGCAGATTGTGGCTGTTTCGGACTTAATTAAACAAGAGGTGAATGTAAAAGAGCTGCAAATCATCAATGATAAAGAGGCAGAGGGACTTATCGTAAAACAAATAAAGCCTAACTTTAAGACTTTAGGTCCTAAATTGGGTAAAGATATGAAGACGGTAGCCCAAGAGATTTCAGCGTTTGATAATGCTCAAATTTCCACTTTGGAGAAGGAAGGTAAGGTAATGGTTGGAGCTTATGAGATTTGCCTAGAAGATGTGGAAATATCGACTAAAGATATTCCAGGTTGGACGGTAGCTAGCGAAGGTAAAATCACAGTAGCGTTAGATTTAACGATAACCGACGAGCTTAGGTCCGAAGGTGTAGCTAGGGAGTTTATCAATCGTATTCAGAACCTTAGAAAAGAAAAAGAGTTTGAACTCACAGATAAAATTAAGATACAGTTAACACAAGATTGTCCATATTTGCAAGAAATTTTGAACAACGAGCAGTACATCGCTTCGGAAGTGCTTTCCGAAAAAATAGAAGTTTTAGAAATATTAAACACAGGTGATGAACTAGAAATAGACGAAGTGAAGTTTACTGTAAATATTGAAAGAAATTAG
- a CDS encoding TraR/DksA family transcriptional regulator yields MEQERQRYSDADLKEFKELIEGKIEKAEKDLALIRQNFINDQNNGTDDTSPTFKAFEEGAETLSKEQNAILAVRQEKFIRDLKNALIRIENKTYGICRVTGNLIGKERLKAVPHATLSIEAKNMQR; encoded by the coding sequence ATGGAACAAGAAAGACAAAGATATAGTGATGCCGATTTGAAAGAGTTTAAAGAACTTATAGAAGGCAAAATAGAAAAGGCAGAGAAAGATTTGGCGTTGATTAGACAAAACTTTATCAACGACCAAAATAATGGCACAGATGATACCTCGCCTACATTTAAGGCTTTTGAAGAAGGAGCAGAAACTCTAAGCAAGGAGCAAAATGCTATTCTTGCCGTAAGACAGGAGAAATTTATCCGAGACTTAAAGAATGCTCTTATCAGGATAGAAAACAAAACCTACGGAATTTGTAGAGTTACAGGTAACCTTATTGGTAAGGAAAGACTGAAAGCTGTGCCTCACGCTACTTTAAGCATTGAGGCTAAAAATATGCAACGATAA
- a CDS encoding lipoprotein signal peptidase → MKKIAFVTILVLLLDQLSKIYIKTNFELNESVRVLPGFRLTFVENPGMAYGLQFGGLIGKYFLVITRVVLIGVMVHIFRKWLKEGASNYRLIPMAMIFAGAIGNLIDGMFYGLIFDTGTVFDDSIGRWIGYDGVSHITAFEQGYSHFMKGCVVDMFHFDMIDWYVPEHYPIIGGTRIQFFKYIFNVADAAITVGVSILFLFRRKAFPNGLEF, encoded by the coding sequence ATGAAGAAGATAGCATTCGTAACTATTTTGGTATTGCTTTTAGACCAACTCTCTAAAATCTATATTAAAACTAATTTTGAACTCAACGAATCTGTGAGGGTTTTGCCAGGTTTTAGATTGACCTTTGTGGAAAACCCAGGTATGGCTTATGGTTTACAGTTCGGAGGACTTATTGGTAAATACTTTTTAGTAATTACTAGAGTGGTTCTTATTGGAGTGATGGTTCATATCTTTAGGAAATGGCTAAAAGAAGGAGCGTCTAATTACAGACTTATACCTATGGCAATGATATTTGCAGGAGCGATAGGGAACTTAATAGATGGTATGTTTTATGGGCTTATCTTTGATACAGGAACGGTGTTTGATGACAGTATAGGGCGATGGATAGGTTACGATGGGGTTTCTCATATCACTGCTTTTGAGCAAGGTTATTCTCATTTTATGAAAGGTTGTGTGGTAGATATGTTTCATTTTGATATGATTGATTGGTATGTGCCAGAGCATTACCCTATAATTGGAGGCACTAGAATACAGTTTTTTAAATATATCTTCAATGTGGCAGACGCCGCTATTACAGTCGGCGTGAGTATATTATTTTTGTTCAGAAGAAAAGCCTTTCCTAACGGATTAGAGTTTTAA
- a CDS encoding SanA/YdcF family protein — protein MKKLGKALLVTCVLSIFSVVTVILWCNYIIKSQSESYIFSNISEVPTKKVGLVLGTSKYLQNGIPNCYFKYRIDAAAELYKNGKVQYFIVSGDNSRKDYNETEDMKLDLMAHGIPENHIYQDFAGFRTLDSVIRAEDIFGQKTFIIISQKFHNERAVYLARKNGLEAYGYNAQDVNAYAGLKTQVREYFARVKVFYDLLLGVEPKYSGDKIEI, from the coding sequence ATGAAAAAACTAGGGAAAGCTCTACTGGTTACATGTGTTTTATCCATCTTTAGTGTCGTAACGGTAATATTGTGGTGTAATTATATCATTAAAAGCCAGTCCGAAAGCTATATCTTCAGCAATATTTCTGAGGTACCAACTAAAAAAGTTGGACTTGTTTTGGGAACGAGTAAATATCTCCAAAACGGTATTCCTAACTGTTACTTTAAATACAGAATAGATGCGGCTGCGGAGCTTTATAAAAATGGCAAAGTGCAGTATTTTATTGTAAGTGGAGACAATTCTCGTAAAGACTACAACGAAACTGAGGATATGAAGCTAGATTTAATGGCTCACGGCATTCCCGAAAATCATATTTACCAAGACTTTGCAGGGTTTAGAACGTTAGATTCCGTAATAAGAGCAGAAGATATTTTTGGTCAAAAGACATTCATTATCATTTCACAAAAATTTCATAATGAACGAGCGGTTTATTTGGCTAGGAAAAATGGCTTAGAAGCGTATGGATACAATGCTCAAGATGTAAATGCCTATGCAGGGCTTAAAACCCAAGTCAGAGAATATTTTGCAAGAGTAAAAGTTTTTTATGATTTACTATTAGGCGTAGAGCCTAAGTATAGCGGTGATAAAATTGAAATATAG